The genomic interval TGCCAATGCCACCCAGACGGCGATCTGGGCCAAGGAAAACAATTTCAAAAGCCTCATCATCGTCACCAGCGCTTATCACATGCCCCGGACCCTTTTGGAAATGCGCCGTGCTGCACCAGACGTATCCTTCCAAAGCGATCTCGTAGCCGGACCAACCAAACAGCCGCTCTTGTCGCGCCTGATCAACTGGAACACGGTACACCTGCTAACCAAGGAATATTTCAAGCTTCTGGCCGCTGTACTGCACGGGACTACCGAGAGACTCTTGAGCCATCGGGGGCAATAGCCTGAGACGATCATGTCTCTGGACAGATCTGTCATTTTCACCGATAAATGGTTTCACCAAGCCAGATCCGAGAGCTGAGCGTTCGGAGCTGCACAAAGGCACATAAAAACCAATGGACCAGTGCGTGTCTTTCAAACCGGAAGAGCCGAATGAAAGAAAAACGCATCAGATAACCCGAGCGGAACAAGACCCAGATGCTGATTATCCGATCCGTGCTATTCAACGCAGCCTTTTATCTGTCGACAGCGCTCATGCTGATCATATCCATTCTCACCTACCCCCTGCCCCGCCGCTATCTGATCAAGTTGGCAGGCATTTGGGCAAAGGTCTGTGCATGGTTATTCACCACCATCGTGGGCGGCAGCTATGAGGTGAGAGGGGCGGAAAATATTCCCAAAGGCCAGAGCATCATCCTCGCTTCCAAACATATGAGCGCCTTTGAAACCTTCGCTCTGGTACCGCTGGTGGACGACCCACTATTCATTCTCAAGCGCGAATTGCTGCGCTATCCACTTTTCGGCTGGGCCTTGCTGAAAACCGACATGATCCCCATCGACCGCAGCGCCGGACTGAAAGCCCTGCGCGGCATGCTGCTCGAAGCGCGCAAGAAAATGACCGCCGACAGCCGGCAACTCATCATCTTTCCCGAAGGCACACGCCGGCGCCCGGACACCGAGCCAGCCTATAAATTCGGTATCAGCCATATCTATCATGCCCTGAAAGTGCCCTGCTATCCGGTGGCTCTCAACACCGGTCTGTTCTGGCCGAAAGGCAGCCCGATTCGCCATTCCGGCAAAATCATCATCGAGATTCTACCTCCGATCGAACCGGGCATGGGGATGCGGCCATTTTTCGAACAACTTAGTAAAACCATAGAATCGCATTCAAATCGGCTGATTTCCGAAGCCCGTGCCGCGAA from uncultured Cohaesibacter sp. carries:
- a CDS encoding 1-acyl-sn-glycerol-3-phosphate acyltransferase, which codes for MLIIRSVLFNAAFYLSTALMLIISILTYPLPRRYLIKLAGIWAKVCAWLFTTIVGGSYEVRGAENIPKGQSIILASKHMSAFETFALVPLVDDPLFILKRELLRYPLFGWALLKTDMIPIDRSAGLKALRGMLLEARKKMTADSRQLIIFPEGTRRRPDTEPAYKFGISHIYHALKVPCYPVALNTGLFWPKGSPIRHSGKIIIEILPPIEPGMGMRPFFEQLSKTIESHSNRLISEARAANKDLPPPTKTEA